In Rhodothermales bacterium, a single window of DNA contains:
- a CDS encoding M1 family metallopeptidase, translating to MRSTLALLTLLLLAAGPAQAQRYLGVQGTESGGPLMPEQAAYDVTYYDLDLTVDPSTRTIDGSLTVHARIVHPTEWFVLHLDSLLGVHQVNLVDESGAVRPVAFEHRDVLLWVSLLTTRQPGTNVQVQVLYGGEPRVAPRPPWVGGFTWSETPSGSPWIATTVQGEGADVWWPCKDHPSDEPDSMAIAITVPKPLVVASNGRLRGVIEQEGDWWTYDWFVSTPINNYGVALNIAPYRTIEDTFTSVTGDQFPVTFWVIPDHYDKGVELFPSFLTDLAFYEKYLGPYPFRADKYGVAETPHLGMEHQTIIAYGNDFTRNEHGFDWLHHHELGHEWWGNLVTALDWRDFWLHEGFCSYMQALYSEELSGTEAYHAALAPSRPRIRNAKPLAPRESMTEGEMYLLPPDYMESDGDIYNKGKWVLHTLRYLIGDDAFLKSLRRMAYPTPELETITDGRQCRFATTDDFKLIAEEESGMELDWFFEVYTRQPDLPKLVVDRAGAEVTLRWDTPGDLPFPMPVDVDVDGTTRRVSMEMGSAQIPLT from the coding sequence ATGAGATCGACCCTCGCACTACTGACGCTCCTTCTTCTCGCGGCCGGCCCGGCGCAAGCCCAACGTTACCTCGGTGTGCAGGGCACCGAATCGGGCGGGCCGCTCATGCCCGAGCAGGCCGCATACGATGTGACATACTATGATCTCGATCTGACGGTCGACCCGTCGACCAGAACCATCGACGGCAGTCTGACCGTTCATGCGCGTATCGTTCATCCGACAGAGTGGTTTGTTCTCCACCTGGATTCACTCCTGGGTGTGCACCAGGTAAATCTGGTTGACGAGTCAGGTGCCGTTCGCCCGGTAGCCTTCGAGCACAGGGATGTGCTTCTGTGGGTGAGTCTGCTGACCACCCGCCAGCCTGGGACGAACGTGCAGGTTCAGGTCCTTTATGGAGGCGAGCCGCGTGTTGCACCGCGCCCGCCGTGGGTCGGCGGATTTACGTGGTCGGAAACACCGTCGGGAAGTCCTTGGATCGCGACAACTGTTCAGGGCGAAGGAGCGGACGTCTGGTGGCCGTGCAAGGACCACCCGTCGGACGAACCTGACTCAATGGCCATCGCTATCACAGTCCCGAAGCCGCTTGTCGTCGCCTCTAATGGGCGGCTACGAGGCGTAATTGAACAAGAGGGAGACTGGTGGACGTACGACTGGTTCGTTTCTACGCCCATCAATAACTACGGCGTCGCCCTCAACATTGCGCCGTATCGGACCATCGAAGACACCTTCACGAGTGTCACCGGCGACCAATTCCCCGTCACATTCTGGGTCATACCCGACCATTACGATAAGGGTGTCGAACTCTTTCCGAGCTTTCTGACCGATCTCGCTTTTTATGAAAAATATCTGGGGCCGTATCCGTTTCGAGCGGACAAGTACGGTGTGGCCGAGACCCCGCATCTCGGCATGGAGCACCAGACGATCATTGCCTACGGCAATGACTTTACCCGTAACGAGCACGGTTTTGACTGGCTCCATCACCACGAGCTCGGCCACGAATGGTGGGGCAACCTCGTGACTGCACTCGATTGGCGTGACTTCTGGCTGCATGAAGGATTCTGCTCCTACATGCAGGCGCTTTATTCGGAAGAGCTTTCAGGAACCGAGGCCTACCACGCTGCTCTGGCGCCGTCGAGGCCCAGAATCCGGAATGCGAAACCACTCGCCCCGCGCGAGTCCATGACGGAAGGAGAGATGTATCTGTTGCCGCCGGACTACATGGAAAGCGACGGCGATATCTACAACAAGGGAAAGTGGGTCCTGCACACACTGCGGTACCTGATTGGCGACGACGCTTTTCTCAAGTCACTGCGTCGCATGGCGTACCCGACGCCCGAACTGGAAACGATCACCGACGGCCGCCAGTGCCGGTTCGCGACGACAGACGACTTCAAGCTGATTGCCGAAGAGGAATCGGGGATGGAGTTGGACTGGTTTTTCGAAGTGTACACGAGACAGCCGGATCTGCCGAAGCTCGTCGTCGATCGTGCGGGGGCGGAGGTCACG